AGCCGCTCTTGTTTTGAAGTGGGCGGTAGAGGAAATGGAGAGGCGGTATAGAATAATCAGTGAATGGGGAGTCAAAAGTATAGAAGGGTATAACATGGTGATCGGGAAGGAACTGGACGCAAGAGAGAAGCAGGTAGCTTTGGGAAAAGGAAAAACAGGGCCGGAAGACATTAACAATAGGCCTGATGTTATAGTTCCTGAGCCTGCTGATCTCTTTGATGACGGGAAACATCCTGAAAGAGATCAGCAACCCCCCGTCAAACTGCCCTATATCGTCATTGTTATTGATGAACTTGCCGATCTCATGATCGTGGCACAGAGGGATGTAGAGGAATCTCTTGCCCGTCTCGCCCAGATGGCCAGGGCTGCGGGGATCCATCTTATCTTAGCCACCCAAAGACCATCCGTTGATGTCATCACGGGTCTCATAAAGGCCAACTTTCCTACCCGGATTTCCTTTCAGGTCTCGTCAAAGGTAGATTCGCGGACCATCCTCGATCATCTTGGTGCGGAAAAGCTTCTCGGGGCCGGCGATATGCTCTTTATCCCCCCCGGTACGTCAAAGCTTACCCGTATCCACGGTGTCTATGTCTCAGACAGGGAGACTGAGAGGATCTGCGAATTTGTAAAAAAACAGGGCACGCCTGCTTACGACGAATCAATTATGGAATACAGGCCGTGGTCAATGGAAGGTGAGAAATCGGACGAGTTATTTGATGAGAAATATGACCAGGCCGTTGAGCTGGTGACTGATCTGGGACAGGCCTCGATCTCTCTGGTGCAGAGATACATGAAAATAGGTTATAACCGGGCTGCCCGGATCATCGAACGTATGGAAGCGGAAGGTATCGTCGGACCCTCTGATGGCGTGAAACCAAGGAAATTATTGGCCAGAAAACTACCCCGTTAGCTGTCAGCAATCAGCTTTTAGTTAACCTATATCCTGTAACCTATTGCCCATCGCCCATTTAAAAGATAGAAGAGTGCACATTGTAAGCCTCGGTTGTCCGAAGAATCTCGTTGATTCCGAGGTTATGGCCGCCCTTCTGTCAGAGAGCGGTTTTCAGATCATCCCCCGTGCAGATGAAGCCGAGATCATCGTGATCAATACCTGCGCCTTCATCCTGCCCGCAAAGGAGGAATCCATTGATGAGATCATCCGCATGGCCGAATGGAAGGGGGAGGGCAGGGGGGTCTGTACCCATTTAATTGTTACGGGCTGCCTCCCCCAGCGATACGGAAAGATCCTCGAGGCAGAACTGCCCGAGGTTGACCTTTTTCTCGGCACCGGTGAGGTTTCCCATATCGCCCGTCACATTGGAAGATTAAGCCTTGAAGGGTCTCCGATCTGCCGTTCTCTCATCGGGAAGCCCACCTTTCTGATGGATGCAGGCCATCCCCGCCTGATCCTAACACCATTCTACAGTGCTTATCTGAAGATAGCCGAAGGATGTTCCAACCATTGTTCGTATTGTGTAATTCCCTCCGTCCGGGGAAAAGCGAGAAGCAGGGAAGTGGATGACATCCTGACAGAGGCGGAACTCCTTGCCCGAAAGGGGGTTAAGGAGATCATCGTCACTGCCCAGGATACGACGGCCTACGGTAGAGACCTGAAGGGAAAGCCTACCCTGAGCGATCTCTTGAAAAAACTTGTTTCTTTAGAGGGCATCAGGTGGGTCCGGGTTCTCTACACATATCCGACCGGTCTTACCGGGGATATTCTTCAGACCATTGCCGAGGAGGAAAAGATCTGCAACTACCTTGACATACCTATACAGCACATTGACGATGGAATACTTACGGCCATGAACAGACGAGGGGGAAGTGAGCAGATCAGGAAGGCTATCATCGCCGCAAGGAACAATATCCCGGATGTAGCCCTGAGGACATCAATTATTGTAGGATTTCCTGGGGAAACACGGACGAAATTCAATAAACTATTAGCCTTTATCAAGGAGGCGAGATTTGATCATCTCGGTGTTTTTACCTATTCGAGAGAAGAAGGGACATCTGCCGCCTCTTTCACATCCCGGATATCGGAGAAGGAAAGAGAAACCCGCAGGCAACTCCTCATGGAAGGACAGGCGGGCATTTCCCGGGAAATCAATCACTCCCTGATAAATTCGCTTCAAGAGGTCCTGATCGAGGGTAAAAGCGCGAGCCCCCATTTTCCCTTTGTCGGAAGGTGTCGCCGACAGGCACCGGATATTGATGGGGTTACCTATGTGAAAGGGAAAGATCTGGCCCCAGGGGATATTGTGCATTGTAAGATCACCGCTGCCAGCGAATACGACCTCTTTGCTGAGAGTCTAAAGTGAAACATTTGCATTACTGCCTGCGGCATAGACGGCAGCTTACGCAGGCTGAAGCCTGCGGCTACCTTCAAATGAAATGTTTGACATTTTACGAGGGTTAAATTATATAGAGGCACTTTGACACTCTAAGGGGTTCCAACACCGTGCAGATACAGGATGTTTTTCGCCATTACGGAGACGATCTAAGGCGTGTGGAAGAATGCATGGAGAGGCATCTCCGCTCAGAGGTCGATCTTATCCCTGAAATCATTTATCATCTTCTCGGCAGCGGCGGCAAAAGGTTCAGGCCCCTTTTGCTACTGGCTGCCTCGGCGCTCTGTGGATACAGGGGAGAGCGGCGCTATTTCCTGTCTGCTATGATCGAGTTTATTCATACGGCAACCCTTCTCCACGATGACGTGATTGACCATGCCCAAACGAGACGGGGTAAGATTTCAGCAAACAATATCTGGGGTAACGCCGCCAGCGTTCTGGTAGGGGACTTTCTCTATTCTAAATCTTTCAAAATCATGACCGAAGATGGTAATATCCCCATCTTGAAACTTCTCTCTACAACGACTAACACCATGTCAGAAGGGGAAGTTTTCCAGCTGGTTAAAGCCGGTGATATCAATATTACCGAAAAGGAATATCTGTTCATCATTGAGAAGAAGACGTCCACACTCATTTCCGCCGCATGTGCCGTGGGAGGTATCCTGGGTAATGCATCGGATACGAAGATTGAGGCCTTAACACGGTTCGGCATGAGGATCGGCTCGGCCTTTCAGATAACTGATGACACCCTCGATTATATAGCAAACGAAGAGGAATTTGGAAAAGCTATTGGTAAGGATCTTGAAGAGGGAAAGATTACCCTTCCTCTCATCCACACCCTGAAAAGATGTTCCCCTGACGAGAGAGAGACAATTAAACAGGCCGTTCAACATAAAGGGCAGTCCAACAGTGATGTCGTTTCTCTCATCCATAAATATGATGGCATCAATCATGCTCTCAACAAAGCGAGGGCGTATATCGCCGAAGGGAAAAAGTTTCTTGCATGTTTTGAAGATTCTGAAGCAAAGACCTCACTGTTGACAATTTCAGATTACATTATTGAAAGAAGACTCTGAAAAAAACCTTTATATCACCTCACATTCCCTATAGGTTTCTCTGAGCATCTCCGGCAGCCCCTTTCTGTCCAGCTTCATGGCCAGGGGGAGATACTCGAGGACGTCCTGGGCCGTAATTCCGTCTTCTCCTTTATCTTGGGCGGCGAGGTCTCCTGAAAGTCCATGGATAAAGACACCCTTTCTCGCCGCATCTTCGATTGGTAAGCCAAGGCCAAACATGGCCGCAATGGTTCCTGTTAAGACATCGCCTGATCCTGCCGTTGCCATTCCTGGATTGCCACTGAGATTGATAAACACCCTTTCATCGGGGCAGCCTATCAGGGAATGGGCACCCTTCAGGACAATAACTGCATGCAGATCTCTGGCTGTATCCTGTAAAATGGCTATTTTATGCTTTTTGATCTCGTTTACACTTTTCCTTGTAATTCTCGACATCTCTCCCGGATGAGGGGTCAGAATGGTTGCTGCCTCCCTTTCTCTGATAATTTCAAGATCATCTGCCACGGCGGTAAGCCCGTCACCGTCAACGATGATCGGCTTATTGATCCCTTTGACCAGTTCCCGGACTAATTGCTGTGTCTCTTCTTCTAACGACAGACCGGGGCCGATAACTACCATATCCATCTTTTCTGAAAGGGCGAGTAAGGAGTCTCTGTTTCTTAGGGAGAGGCTTCCCGTCGGGGTTTCCTCTTGGGGAACGAAGACGATCTCCATTCCCTTCTGGGCGATAAATGATGTCATAGAACGGGGTACAGCAAGCCGGGCATATCCTCCACCAGCCTTGAGGAAAGATAGGGCGGCAAAGTATGGCGCGCCAAAGTAGTTCACCGCGCCGGCAATAAAGAGCACTTTCCCCACGGAGCCTTTATGGACGTCTCTTTCTCTCGGGGGAAGTTTCACAGGATCGTTGATCTCAACCTTGATCTCGTCGCGGCTGTAGAGTGAAGGGGGAAAGGAGATGTGGGTAACATACAGTTTTCCGCAGCATCCATACCCTGGATAGAGCATGTTCCCGATCTTTGGAAGACCGAAAGTAACCGTATAATCAGCCTGAACCGCAACACCCATTATCTCTCCCGTGTCGCCATGGACACCGGAGGGGATGTCAAGGCTGAGAATCTTTTTACCGCTTCCATTGATCAATTGAATCACTTCTCTGTAGAGGCCGCTAACCTCCCTCTCGAGGCCGGTACCAAAAATGGCATCTACAATTCCATGAGCGTGAAGGAGATCTATCTCCATAGTCTTGACAGACTCGATCCTCCTCACATCTACGGGGAGTTTTGTTAAGATAT
This genomic window from Syntrophales bacterium contains:
- the rimO gene encoding 30S ribosomal protein S12 methylthiotransferase RimO — encoded protein: MHIVSLGCPKNLVDSEVMAALLSESGFQIIPRADEAEIIVINTCAFILPAKEESIDEIIRMAEWKGEGRGVCTHLIVTGCLPQRYGKILEAELPEVDLFLGTGEVSHIARHIGRLSLEGSPICRSLIGKPTFLMDAGHPRLILTPFYSAYLKIAEGCSNHCSYCVIPSVRGKARSREVDDILTEAELLARKGVKEIIVTAQDTTAYGRDLKGKPTLSDLLKKLVSLEGIRWVRVLYTYPTGLTGDILQTIAEEEKICNYLDIPIQHIDDGILTAMNRRGGSEQIRKAIIAARNNIPDVALRTSIIVGFPGETRTKFNKLLAFIKEARFDHLGVFTYSREEGTSAASFTSRISEKERETRRQLLMEGQAGISREINHSLINSLQEVLIEGKSASPHFPFVGRCRRQAPDIDGVTYVKGKDLAPGDIVHCKITAASEYDLFAESLK
- a CDS encoding polyprenyl synthetase family protein, whose protein sequence is MQIQDVFRHYGDDLRRVEECMERHLRSEVDLIPEIIYHLLGSGGKRFRPLLLLAASALCGYRGERRYFLSAMIEFIHTATLLHDDVIDHAQTRRGKISANNIWGNAASVLVGDFLYSKSFKIMTEDGNIPILKLLSTTTNTMSEGEVFQLVKAGDINITEKEYLFIIEKKTSTLISAACAVGGILGNASDTKIEALTRFGMRIGSAFQITDDTLDYIANEEEFGKAIGKDLEEGKITLPLIHTLKRCSPDERETIKQAVQHKGQSNSDVVSLIHKYDGINHALNKARAYIAEGKKFLACFEDSEAKTSLLTISDYIIERRL
- a CDS encoding NAD(P)H-hydrate dehydratase; its protein translation is MKVTSVSEMRAMDRYASEKLDISEEILMENAGQASSFVLSKEMGIKDKRFVVLCGIGNNGGDGFVVARNIHANGGIVKVFILGDPGKFKGAAKANLNILTKLPVDVRRIESVKTMEIDLLHAHGIVDAIFGTGLEREVSGLYREVIQLINGSGKKILSLDIPSGVHGDTGEIMGVAVQADYTVTFGLPKIGNMLYPGYGCCGKLYVTHISFPPSLYSRDEIKVEINDPVKLPPRERDVHKGSVGKVLFIAGAVNYFGAPYFAALSFLKAGGGYARLAVPRSMTSFIAQKGMEIVFVPQEETPTGSLSLRNRDSLLALSEKMDMVVIGPGLSLEEETQQLVRELVKGINKPIIVDGDGLTAVADDLEIIREREAATILTPHPGEMSRITRKSVNEIKKHKIAILQDTARDLHAVIVLKGAHSLIGCPDERVFINLSGNPGMATAGSGDVLTGTIAAMFGLGLPIEDAARKGVFIHGLSGDLAAQDKGEDGITAQDVLEYLPLAMKLDRKGLPEMLRETYRECEVI